The following are encoded in a window of Cyprinus carpio isolate SPL01 chromosome A13, ASM1834038v1, whole genome shotgun sequence genomic DNA:
- the znf451 gene encoding E3 SUMO-protein ligase ZNF451 isoform X3 produces MSSSAVSEDVEDEVEFVSEGSLRPVLECIDLLSDGEDEGGMSAVHTIEEQVDKQRAHAMSTLDRLARQVAVEKLERREKCKAFKEKIISQQAHGRHELSVSHSNSGSSDAKRCVDIWLKMPGLQPGTVNSSSLWRRRSAPAAAKCSPQTCPVINCGRVYDNVPLLEGHLKRFDHSPCDPTITLRGSPAAFYACVACGCYFHSRCAWKDHVESKVSSPDTDGHSRSQSSQLIVCFACPACYLLFNIKDECLEHMSAKKHLTQSITLCEIKPLSLPIPVPRYAKNRLIALCKDVDFTVKCTACSKVLTSHMEARAHFNVHCNNGCAIVTADQSTADIMRTMAVMGHCSSCPKPFFSLGQMEEHKELLKHEVKRVSSMDRALLYYSNYCEIQSAQKATACGSDSDGPSAKRKRLASLDSQVESKKWSRLAWFCECGLRFTEEDQARKHLQAANQIFHKCAVCGKLMGELSIARLHMSRFHGGAHLSNFLFHCRKCKVEMPRMEDMMAHVGVSHRGHSYYQEREDTADDCVSSSMSPKPSTSAETEMTRPDVSSSVPPPKAESWLCRMCEDLFDSEAAVRKHCGDLSSHSFQRFACGHCPQKFFKDSTLRRHCANEHGGDIVLRYFCGLCDSMLYDTEEDFQEHYNSLHSQDYYCVQEAPNNSQAAAENTVESLIASTSPEQLCPCMGSEKSREERKPVFTKCMKQLATENKCSYCCRQCDKNTPTYAEMKTHILLTHKTQGNEKSFDVLCTVCSQSHKDIPSFHSHYHKHHCRSEPCASSRPDSAEENPAASTSTINAKEIFSQSNAEEFQDIKNAITSGILDVKQEVAVSQDDDGAFDQDLKLALALSAEEAKKSKELDIALHA; encoded by the exons ATGTCTTCCTCTGCAGTCTCTGAGGATGTGGAGGATGAGGTGGAGTTTGTGTCT GAGGGCTCTCTCAGACCGGTGCTGGAGTGCATAGACCTGCTGAGTGACGGAGAGGATGAGGGGGGCATGTCTGCCGTGCACACC ATTGAGGAGCAGGTTGACAAGCAGAGGGCTCATGCTATGTCCACGCTGGACAGACTGGCACGCCAAGTTGCTGTGGAAAAACTGGAGAGACGTGAAAAGTGCAAAGCTTTTAAG GAGAAAATAATTTCACAGCAAGCACATGGGCGGCACGAGCTGTCGGTCAGCCACAGTAATAGTGGCAGTAGTGATGCCAAGCGCTGTGTGGATATTTGGCTTAAAATGCCAG GTTTACAGCCAGGCACCGTTAACTCCAGCTCGCTGTGGAGGCGCAGGTCGGCTCCCGCTGCAGCAAAGTGTTCTCCTCAGACCTGCCCGGTCATCAACTGCGGCAGAGTCTATGACAATGTTCCTTTGCTCGAGGGGCATCTTAAAAG GTTTGATCATTCACCCTGTGATCCCACGATTACGCTGAGAGGCAGCCCCGCTGCTTTCTATGCCTGTGTGGCCTGTGGGTGCTACTTTCACTCCAGATGTGCATGGAAGGACCACGTGGAGTCTAAG GTGTCTTCCCCTGACACTGATGGTCACAGCCGTTCCCAGAGCTCTCAGCTGATTGTTTGCTTTGCATGTCCTGCCTGTTACCTCCTCTTCAACATCAAGGACGAATGCCTTGAGCACATGTCTGCAAAAAAACACTTGACTCAGTCCATCACTCTCTGTG AGATTAAACCATTAAGCTTGCCTATACCAGTTCCACGGTATGCAAAGAACCGTTTAATCGCTCTCTGTAAGGACGTTGACTTCACTGTCAAATGCACAGCCTGCTCTAAGGTGCTCACCTCGCATATGGAGGCAAGAGCACACTTCAA TGTGCACTGCAATAATGGCTGCGCTATAGTCACTGCTGATCAAAGCACGGCAGACATCATGAGGACGATGGCAGTCATGGGTCATTGCTCCTCATGCCCCAAACCTTTTTTTAGCTTGGGTCAGATGGAGGAGCACAAAGAGCTCCTGAAGCATGAGGTGAAGAGGGTGAGCAGCATGGACAGGGCCCTTCTGTACTACAGCAACTACTGCGAAATCCAAAGCGCTCAGAAGGCCACGGCATGTGGGAGCGATTCAGACGGGCCTTCAGCGAAGCGAAAACGACTGGCCAGCTTAGATTCCCAAGTCGAATCAAAAAAATGGTCACGGCTCGCCTGGTTCTGTGAGTGCGGCCTACGCTTCACAGAGGAAGATCAAGCTAGAAAGCACCTCCAAGCTGCCAATCAGATCTTTCACAAATGTGCGGTCTGTGGCAAGCTAATGGGCGAATTGTCCATAGCGCGCTTGCACATGAGCCGGTTCCACGGTGGTGCTCATTTGTCCAACTTCCTCTTCCACTGCAGAAAGTGCAAGGTGGAAATGCCGAGGATGGAAGACATGATGGCCCATGTTGGTGTAAGCCACAGAGGCCACAGCTACTACCAGGAAAGAGAAGACACCGCAGACGACTGCGTCTCGTCCAGTATGTCCCCCAAACCGTCCACCAGTGCAGAAACTGAAATGACCAGGCCGGACGTTTCCTCTAGTGTCCCGCCTCCCAAAGCAGAGTCTTGGCTTTGTCGGATGTGTGAAGACCTCTTCGACTCTGAGGCGGCGGTGCGGAAACACTGCGGCGATTTGAGCAGCCACAGTTTCCAGAGGTTTGCCTGTGGCCACTGTCCGCAGAAGTTTTTCAAGGACTCCACCCTGCGGCGCCATTGCGCCAATGAGCACGGTGGCGACATAGTCCTGCGCTACTTCTGCGGGCTGTGCGATAGCATGCTGTACGACACCGAGGAAGACTTTCAGGAGCACTACAACAGTCTGCACAGCCAAGATTACTACTGCGTGCAAGAGGCTCCGAATAACTCCCAAGCAGCCGCGGAAAACACCGTTGAGAGTCTGATAGCAAGTACAAGCCCTGAGCAACTTTGTCCTTGTATGGGCTCTGAGAAATCCAGGGAGGAAAGGAAACCTGTATTCACAAAGTGCATGAAACAGTTGGCCACCgaaaataaatgcagttactGCTGTCGCCAGTGCGACAAAAACACACCCACCTACGCCGAGATGAAGACGCACATCCTCCTGACACACAAGACCCAGGGCAATGAGAAGAGTTTTGATGTTCTGTGCACTGTTTGCTCACAGAGCCACAAGGATATACCCAGTTTCCATTCACATTACCACAAGCATCACTGCCGGTCAGAACCATGCGCTTCTTCCCGACCCGACAGCGCAGAGGAGAACCCGGCCGCCTCCACCAGCACAATAAATGCCAAGGAGATCTTCTCTCAGAGTAATG cagaggaGTTTCAAGACATAAAGAATGCCATTACTTCAGGTATTCTTGATGTTAAACAAGAGGTGGCCGTTTCACAAGATGATGATG GTGCATTTGATCAGGACTTGAAACTGGCTTTGGCTTTGAGTGCAGAGGAGGCCAAGAAATCAAAAGAGCTGGATATTG CTTTACATGCATGA
- the znf451 gene encoding E3 SUMO-protein ligase ZNF451 isoform X2, producing MSSSAVSEDVEDEVEFVSEGSLRPVLECIDLLSDGEDEGGMSAVHTIEEQVDKQRAHAMSTLDRLARQVAVEKLERREKCKAFKEKIISQQAHGRHELSVSHSNSGSSDAKRCVDIWLKMPGLQPGTVNSSSLWRRRSAPAAAKCSPQTCPVINCGRVYDNVPLLEGHLKRFDHSPCDPTITLRGSPAAFYACVACGCYFHSRCAWKDHVESKVSSPDTDGHSRSQSSQLIVCFACPACYLLFNIKDECLEHMSAKKHLTQSITLCEIKPLSLPIPVPRYAKNRLIALCKDVDFTVKCTACSKVLTSHMEARAHFNVHCNNGCAIVTADQSTADIMRTMAVMGHCSSCPKPFFSLGQMEEHKELLKHEVKRVSSMDRALLYYSNYCEIQSAQKATACGSDSDGPSAKRKRLASLDSQVESKKWSRLAWFCECGLRFTEEDQARKHLQAANQIFHKCAVCGKLMGELSIARLHMSRFHGGAHLSNFLFHCRKCKVEMPRMEDMMAHVGVSHRGHSYYQEREDTADDCVSSSMSPKPSTSAETEMTRPDVSSSVPPPKAESWLCRMCEDLFDSEAAVRKHCGDLSSHSFQRFACGHCPQKFFKDSTLRRHCANEHGGDIVLRYFCGLCDSMLYDTEEDFQEHYNSLHSQDYYCVQEAPNNSQAAAENTVESLIASTSPEQLCPCMGSEKSREERKPVFTKCMKQLATENKCSYCCRQCDKNTPTYAEMKTHILLTHKTQGNEKSFDVLCTVCSQSHKDIPSFHSHYHKHHCRSEPCASSRPDSAEENPAASTSTINAKEIFSQSNEEFQDIKNAITSGILDVKQEVAVSQDDDGAFDQDLKLALALSAEEAKKSKELDIEMEEALKRSLQEF from the exons ATGTCTTCCTCTGCAGTCTCTGAGGATGTGGAGGATGAGGTGGAGTTTGTGTCT GAGGGCTCTCTCAGACCGGTGCTGGAGTGCATAGACCTGCTGAGTGACGGAGAGGATGAGGGGGGCATGTCTGCCGTGCACACC ATTGAGGAGCAGGTTGACAAGCAGAGGGCTCATGCTATGTCCACGCTGGACAGACTGGCACGCCAAGTTGCTGTGGAAAAACTGGAGAGACGTGAAAAGTGCAAAGCTTTTAAG GAGAAAATAATTTCACAGCAAGCACATGGGCGGCACGAGCTGTCGGTCAGCCACAGTAATAGTGGCAGTAGTGATGCCAAGCGCTGTGTGGATATTTGGCTTAAAATGCCAG GTTTACAGCCAGGCACCGTTAACTCCAGCTCGCTGTGGAGGCGCAGGTCGGCTCCCGCTGCAGCAAAGTGTTCTCCTCAGACCTGCCCGGTCATCAACTGCGGCAGAGTCTATGACAATGTTCCTTTGCTCGAGGGGCATCTTAAAAG GTTTGATCATTCACCCTGTGATCCCACGATTACGCTGAGAGGCAGCCCCGCTGCTTTCTATGCCTGTGTGGCCTGTGGGTGCTACTTTCACTCCAGATGTGCATGGAAGGACCACGTGGAGTCTAAG GTGTCTTCCCCTGACACTGATGGTCACAGCCGTTCCCAGAGCTCTCAGCTGATTGTTTGCTTTGCATGTCCTGCCTGTTACCTCCTCTTCAACATCAAGGACGAATGCCTTGAGCACATGTCTGCAAAAAAACACTTGACTCAGTCCATCACTCTCTGTG AGATTAAACCATTAAGCTTGCCTATACCAGTTCCACGGTATGCAAAGAACCGTTTAATCGCTCTCTGTAAGGACGTTGACTTCACTGTCAAATGCACAGCCTGCTCTAAGGTGCTCACCTCGCATATGGAGGCAAGAGCACACTTCAA TGTGCACTGCAATAATGGCTGCGCTATAGTCACTGCTGATCAAAGCACGGCAGACATCATGAGGACGATGGCAGTCATGGGTCATTGCTCCTCATGCCCCAAACCTTTTTTTAGCTTGGGTCAGATGGAGGAGCACAAAGAGCTCCTGAAGCATGAGGTGAAGAGGGTGAGCAGCATGGACAGGGCCCTTCTGTACTACAGCAACTACTGCGAAATCCAAAGCGCTCAGAAGGCCACGGCATGTGGGAGCGATTCAGACGGGCCTTCAGCGAAGCGAAAACGACTGGCCAGCTTAGATTCCCAAGTCGAATCAAAAAAATGGTCACGGCTCGCCTGGTTCTGTGAGTGCGGCCTACGCTTCACAGAGGAAGATCAAGCTAGAAAGCACCTCCAAGCTGCCAATCAGATCTTTCACAAATGTGCGGTCTGTGGCAAGCTAATGGGCGAATTGTCCATAGCGCGCTTGCACATGAGCCGGTTCCACGGTGGTGCTCATTTGTCCAACTTCCTCTTCCACTGCAGAAAGTGCAAGGTGGAAATGCCGAGGATGGAAGACATGATGGCCCATGTTGGTGTAAGCCACAGAGGCCACAGCTACTACCAGGAAAGAGAAGACACCGCAGACGACTGCGTCTCGTCCAGTATGTCCCCCAAACCGTCCACCAGTGCAGAAACTGAAATGACCAGGCCGGACGTTTCCTCTAGTGTCCCGCCTCCCAAAGCAGAGTCTTGGCTTTGTCGGATGTGTGAAGACCTCTTCGACTCTGAGGCGGCGGTGCGGAAACACTGCGGCGATTTGAGCAGCCACAGTTTCCAGAGGTTTGCCTGTGGCCACTGTCCGCAGAAGTTTTTCAAGGACTCCACCCTGCGGCGCCATTGCGCCAATGAGCACGGTGGCGACATAGTCCTGCGCTACTTCTGCGGGCTGTGCGATAGCATGCTGTACGACACCGAGGAAGACTTTCAGGAGCACTACAACAGTCTGCACAGCCAAGATTACTACTGCGTGCAAGAGGCTCCGAATAACTCCCAAGCAGCCGCGGAAAACACCGTTGAGAGTCTGATAGCAAGTACAAGCCCTGAGCAACTTTGTCCTTGTATGGGCTCTGAGAAATCCAGGGAGGAAAGGAAACCTGTATTCACAAAGTGCATGAAACAGTTGGCCACCgaaaataaatgcagttactGCTGTCGCCAGTGCGACAAAAACACACCCACCTACGCCGAGATGAAGACGCACATCCTCCTGACACACAAGACCCAGGGCAATGAGAAGAGTTTTGATGTTCTGTGCACTGTTTGCTCACAGAGCCACAAGGATATACCCAGTTTCCATTCACATTACCACAAGCATCACTGCCGGTCAGAACCATGCGCTTCTTCCCGACCCGACAGCGCAGAGGAGAACCCGGCCGCCTCCACCAGCACAATAAATGCCAAGGAGATCTTCTCTCAGAGTAATG aggaGTTTCAAGACATAAAGAATGCCATTACTTCAGGTATTCTTGATGTTAAACAAGAGGTGGCCGTTTCACAAGATGATGATG GTGCATTTGATCAGGACTTGAAACTGGCTTTGGCTTTGAGTGCAGAGGAGGCCAAGAAATCAAAAGAGCTGGATATTG AGATGGAAGAAGCCTTGAAAAGAAGCTTACAGGAATTTTGA
- the znf451 gene encoding E3 SUMO-protein ligase ZNF451 isoform X1 — protein sequence MSSSAVSEDVEDEVEFVSEGSLRPVLECIDLLSDGEDEGGMSAVHTIEEQVDKQRAHAMSTLDRLARQVAVEKLERREKCKAFKEKIISQQAHGRHELSVSHSNSGSSDAKRCVDIWLKMPGLQPGTVNSSSLWRRRSAPAAAKCSPQTCPVINCGRVYDNVPLLEGHLKRFDHSPCDPTITLRGSPAAFYACVACGCYFHSRCAWKDHVESKVSSPDTDGHSRSQSSQLIVCFACPACYLLFNIKDECLEHMSAKKHLTQSITLCEIKPLSLPIPVPRYAKNRLIALCKDVDFTVKCTACSKVLTSHMEARAHFNVHCNNGCAIVTADQSTADIMRTMAVMGHCSSCPKPFFSLGQMEEHKELLKHEVKRVSSMDRALLYYSNYCEIQSAQKATACGSDSDGPSAKRKRLASLDSQVESKKWSRLAWFCECGLRFTEEDQARKHLQAANQIFHKCAVCGKLMGELSIARLHMSRFHGGAHLSNFLFHCRKCKVEMPRMEDMMAHVGVSHRGHSYYQEREDTADDCVSSSMSPKPSTSAETEMTRPDVSSSVPPPKAESWLCRMCEDLFDSEAAVRKHCGDLSSHSFQRFACGHCPQKFFKDSTLRRHCANEHGGDIVLRYFCGLCDSMLYDTEEDFQEHYNSLHSQDYYCVQEAPNNSQAAAENTVESLIASTSPEQLCPCMGSEKSREERKPVFTKCMKQLATENKCSYCCRQCDKNTPTYAEMKTHILLTHKTQGNEKSFDVLCTVCSQSHKDIPSFHSHYHKHHCRSEPCASSRPDSAEENPAASTSTINAKEIFSQSNAEEFQDIKNAITSGILDVKQEVAVSQDDDGAFDQDLKLALALSAEEAKKSKELDIEMEEALKRSLQEF from the exons ATGTCTTCCTCTGCAGTCTCTGAGGATGTGGAGGATGAGGTGGAGTTTGTGTCT GAGGGCTCTCTCAGACCGGTGCTGGAGTGCATAGACCTGCTGAGTGACGGAGAGGATGAGGGGGGCATGTCTGCCGTGCACACC ATTGAGGAGCAGGTTGACAAGCAGAGGGCTCATGCTATGTCCACGCTGGACAGACTGGCACGCCAAGTTGCTGTGGAAAAACTGGAGAGACGTGAAAAGTGCAAAGCTTTTAAG GAGAAAATAATTTCACAGCAAGCACATGGGCGGCACGAGCTGTCGGTCAGCCACAGTAATAGTGGCAGTAGTGATGCCAAGCGCTGTGTGGATATTTGGCTTAAAATGCCAG GTTTACAGCCAGGCACCGTTAACTCCAGCTCGCTGTGGAGGCGCAGGTCGGCTCCCGCTGCAGCAAAGTGTTCTCCTCAGACCTGCCCGGTCATCAACTGCGGCAGAGTCTATGACAATGTTCCTTTGCTCGAGGGGCATCTTAAAAG GTTTGATCATTCACCCTGTGATCCCACGATTACGCTGAGAGGCAGCCCCGCTGCTTTCTATGCCTGTGTGGCCTGTGGGTGCTACTTTCACTCCAGATGTGCATGGAAGGACCACGTGGAGTCTAAG GTGTCTTCCCCTGACACTGATGGTCACAGCCGTTCCCAGAGCTCTCAGCTGATTGTTTGCTTTGCATGTCCTGCCTGTTACCTCCTCTTCAACATCAAGGACGAATGCCTTGAGCACATGTCTGCAAAAAAACACTTGACTCAGTCCATCACTCTCTGTG AGATTAAACCATTAAGCTTGCCTATACCAGTTCCACGGTATGCAAAGAACCGTTTAATCGCTCTCTGTAAGGACGTTGACTTCACTGTCAAATGCACAGCCTGCTCTAAGGTGCTCACCTCGCATATGGAGGCAAGAGCACACTTCAA TGTGCACTGCAATAATGGCTGCGCTATAGTCACTGCTGATCAAAGCACGGCAGACATCATGAGGACGATGGCAGTCATGGGTCATTGCTCCTCATGCCCCAAACCTTTTTTTAGCTTGGGTCAGATGGAGGAGCACAAAGAGCTCCTGAAGCATGAGGTGAAGAGGGTGAGCAGCATGGACAGGGCCCTTCTGTACTACAGCAACTACTGCGAAATCCAAAGCGCTCAGAAGGCCACGGCATGTGGGAGCGATTCAGACGGGCCTTCAGCGAAGCGAAAACGACTGGCCAGCTTAGATTCCCAAGTCGAATCAAAAAAATGGTCACGGCTCGCCTGGTTCTGTGAGTGCGGCCTACGCTTCACAGAGGAAGATCAAGCTAGAAAGCACCTCCAAGCTGCCAATCAGATCTTTCACAAATGTGCGGTCTGTGGCAAGCTAATGGGCGAATTGTCCATAGCGCGCTTGCACATGAGCCGGTTCCACGGTGGTGCTCATTTGTCCAACTTCCTCTTCCACTGCAGAAAGTGCAAGGTGGAAATGCCGAGGATGGAAGACATGATGGCCCATGTTGGTGTAAGCCACAGAGGCCACAGCTACTACCAGGAAAGAGAAGACACCGCAGACGACTGCGTCTCGTCCAGTATGTCCCCCAAACCGTCCACCAGTGCAGAAACTGAAATGACCAGGCCGGACGTTTCCTCTAGTGTCCCGCCTCCCAAAGCAGAGTCTTGGCTTTGTCGGATGTGTGAAGACCTCTTCGACTCTGAGGCGGCGGTGCGGAAACACTGCGGCGATTTGAGCAGCCACAGTTTCCAGAGGTTTGCCTGTGGCCACTGTCCGCAGAAGTTTTTCAAGGACTCCACCCTGCGGCGCCATTGCGCCAATGAGCACGGTGGCGACATAGTCCTGCGCTACTTCTGCGGGCTGTGCGATAGCATGCTGTACGACACCGAGGAAGACTTTCAGGAGCACTACAACAGTCTGCACAGCCAAGATTACTACTGCGTGCAAGAGGCTCCGAATAACTCCCAAGCAGCCGCGGAAAACACCGTTGAGAGTCTGATAGCAAGTACAAGCCCTGAGCAACTTTGTCCTTGTATGGGCTCTGAGAAATCCAGGGAGGAAAGGAAACCTGTATTCACAAAGTGCATGAAACAGTTGGCCACCgaaaataaatgcagttactGCTGTCGCCAGTGCGACAAAAACACACCCACCTACGCCGAGATGAAGACGCACATCCTCCTGACACACAAGACCCAGGGCAATGAGAAGAGTTTTGATGTTCTGTGCACTGTTTGCTCACAGAGCCACAAGGATATACCCAGTTTCCATTCACATTACCACAAGCATCACTGCCGGTCAGAACCATGCGCTTCTTCCCGACCCGACAGCGCAGAGGAGAACCCGGCCGCCTCCACCAGCACAATAAATGCCAAGGAGATCTTCTCTCAGAGTAATG cagaggaGTTTCAAGACATAAAGAATGCCATTACTTCAGGTATTCTTGATGTTAAACAAGAGGTGGCCGTTTCACAAGATGATGATG GTGCATTTGATCAGGACTTGAAACTGGCTTTGGCTTTGAGTGCAGAGGAGGCCAAGAAATCAAAAGAGCTGGATATTG AGATGGAAGAAGCCTTGAAAAGAAGCTTACAGGAATTTTGA
- the LOC109111915 gene encoding BAG family molecular chaperone regulator 2-like codes for MAQAKINAKMNDASKGKFARTISMADRSGQLLESLDQIETRVEALREEAAAMEQERECLIEMIQSIRNSQEMRSICDGEREELSLTASRLLDRTLTVSISVDTLRSDQQEEALRKATAIIDEIAGKVLEDTEGARKRLQALHAACVTDAPPVPLDQKFQSIVISCALEDQKKIKRRLQSLIRNMDNAEKNIQVMDKQKVDHSSLANGK; via the exons ATGGCACAAGCGAAAATTAACGCCAAAATGAACGACGCATCAAAAGGCAAATTCGCCAGAACGATTTCAATGGCGGACCGGTCCGGACAGTTACTGGAAAGTCTGGATCAGATTGAGACGAG GGTGGAGGCTCTTCGCGAGGAAGCCGCTGCTATGGAGCAGGAGAGAGAGTGCTTGATTGAGATGATCCAGTCCATTCGAAACAGTCAAGAAATGAGGAGCATTTGTGACG GGGAAAGGGAAGAGCTCTCTCTGACCGCCTCGAGACTCCTGGACAGGACGTTAACGGTGAGCATTTCTGTGGATACGCTCCGAAGCGACCAGCAGGAAGAGGCCTTGAGAAAAGCCACCGCCATCATCGATGAGATCGCTGGTAAAGTGCTGGAGGACACGGAGGGGGCCAGAAAGCGTCTGCAGGCCCTTCACGCCGCGTGTGTGACCGACGCGCCTCCTGTGCCTCTGGATCAGAAGTTTCAGAGCATCGTGATCAGCTGCGCCCTGGAGGACCAGAAGAAGATCAAGAGGCGCCTCCAGAGCCTCATCAGGAACATGGACAATGCAGAGAAAAACATTCAAGTTATGGATAAACAGAAAGTTGATCATTCCAGTCTCGCCAATGGCAAATAG